A stretch of DNA from Arachis hypogaea cultivar Tifrunner chromosome 19, arahy.Tifrunner.gnm2.J5K5, whole genome shotgun sequence:
GCCGCCTTCAGTTGGTTAAGTTGGGTCTTGTCCATATTTTCAATGGACAAAGCCCACCAAAACTGTGTCATGACAGTTTTTTGAAGGCGGCTCAGTTCGTTGCTACGTTTTTTTTCGACGTCCAGCTGGTTGCTAATTCGTGTGAGCTGCTCGTTCAGCTCACACACACTAGCACTTCGCTGGGCCTCGATGAACTGCATGGTGCCTGATGAGTTATGCATCGACGCATGCATGAGGTAACGATCTATGATTGTTTGAACGCTTGGGTGGCCAAAGGAGAAGACCTTCTGTCCTGGGGAAAACACGATGATTGCCACTTCAGCACCACAGAGAGTGCAAAGTTCACTAGCTTTGTTAAACAATCCACCACGGCGCTTGGAAAATGTGACTTGGAGGTTGCTCTCATTGCTCATCTTTTTCATCTCAATCTTTTGGCGACCACGGCTTTTCCTAGCAGTAGACATGGTCAAGAGAATGAT
This window harbors:
- the LOC112777474 gene encoding agamous-like MADS-box protein AGL62, with product MSTARKSRGRQKIEMKKMSNESNLQVTFSKRRGGLFNKASELCTLCGAEVAIIVFSPGQKVFSFGHPSVQTIIDRYLMHASMHNSSGTMQFIEAQRSASVCELNEQLTRISNQLDVEKKRSNELSRLQKTVMTQFWWALSIENMDKTQLNQLKAALEKLKKSVMYYAEKLHIQGIVANPPQPLLGLPSSSDVVHHHQPPFPPPTTHHVPQLFASHIRQPLMLNGENRLMHNPMFADWSMLHQHGFNINTGMGGFGNMGGLF